AGCCTCGAACCTTAAGATCATCGTGTTTAGGTGTGCGCCATTGCATCATCCAATCAAACAAAGTCATGTCATTATCAAAGTCACGGGTATTGTCTTGTGGACAATATCCGATGACCGCATTTTCAGACCACTTATAACTACCGCTATTCGGTTTAAGTTGATCCATAAGACACTTAAGAAACGTGGTTTTACCTGAACCATTCTCACCTAATATAGCTAGCCGCGATCCGGCTTCAAGGAAAAAATCATTGCTGGTGAATAAGGTATCGCCATTAAACCCATGCGAGAGTGTTTCTAACACTAAGGCATTACGATGCAATTTTTTATGCTGCTTAAATTTAAGTTTCGGAGTCATTCGACTCGAAGACTTAACTTCGTCTAGCTTAATTTTGTCGAGTTTTTTAGCGCGTGAACTTGCTTGTTTGGCCTTGGAGGCATTCGCACCAAAGCGATTAACAAAGTCCTGTAATTCTTCAATTTCAGCACTTTTACGTGTATTACCCGCTAACAGCTGCTCGCGGATTAGGCTTGATGCAGCTTGGAAGTACTCATAATTACCCGGATAAATGCGCAGTTCCCCGTAGTCGATATCGGCCATATGCGTACACACAGAGTTCAGAAAGTGCCTATCGTGCGAGATAATAACCATCGTGCAAGTACGCTTATTTAGTTCAATACTTAACCAGTTAATTGTATCGATATCGAGGTTATTAGTCGGTTCATCGAGTAGCAGAATGTCTGGGTTAGCGAATAACGCTTGGGCCAACAGCACTCGCAATTTGCGGCCCGGAGCAACCTCACTCATTAGACCAAAATGTAATGACTCCTCAATGCCCGCGTTCAGTAAAATATCTCCCGCTCGACTCTCTGCGCTATAACCATCCATCTCGGCAAACTCGGCTTCAAGATTACCCACCTTCATACCATCAGCTTCAGACATTTCTGGCAAGCTGTAGATACGATCGCGCTCTGCTTTAACT
The sequence above is a segment of the Arenicella xantha genome. Coding sequences within it:
- a CDS encoding ABC-F family ATPase yields the protein MISTANITMQFGAEPLFENISAKFDKGNRYGLIGANGCGKSTLMKIMSGELEPSSGNVSITPGDKLGTLSQDQFAFEQYSVIDAVIMGDKELWKVKAERDRIYSLPEMSEADGMKVGNLEAEFAEMDGYSAESRAGDILLNAGIEESLHFGLMSEVAPGRKLRVLLAQALFANPDILLLDEPTNNLDIDTINWLSIELNKRTCTMVIISHDRHFLNSVCTHMADIDYGELRIYPGNYEYFQAASSLIREQLLAGNTRKSAEIEELQDFVNRFGANASKAKQASSRAKKLDKIKLDEVKSSSRMTPKLKFKQHKKLHRNALVLETLSHGFNGDTLFTSNDFFLEAGSRLAILGENGSGKTTFLKCLMDQLKPNSGSYKWSENAVIGYCPQDNTRDFDNDMTLFDWMMQWRTPKHDDLKVRGLLGNLLFTEDDFNKKAKVCSGGEKNRLLFGKLMMQDSNVLILDEPTNHMDMEAIEALNNALKVYEGTLIFVSHDREFVSTLADRIVEIKDKNMIVYDGTYDEYQASKSRV